The proteins below come from a single Oscillospiraceae bacterium genomic window:
- a CDS encoding sugar phosphate isomerase/epimerase, with the protein MQYSVSIYSYGTYRAEDKLGLEGIIRKTKELGFDGIDFTGYSPDTENVMGIAQRARELCGELGLAINNVCFAADFLNGSNGVLKDEIERVKKCVDIAEAFGVKLMRHDPGHAYPVSVKTGRSFDCAIPRLAEGCREVTKYAEQKGIETCIENHGQFAQDAERVEKLINEVDSPNFGALVDIGNFMCADQDPAKAVGILAPYAKYAHAKDFYFKEGYLDNPGEGWFMSRAGNYLKGAIIGHGAVPVRQCINILKKAGYDKGFSIEFEGKEDNIEGIRIGLANLRRFCEDKI; encoded by the coding sequence ATGCAGTATTCAGTAAGTATTTACAGCTACGGTACATACAGAGCCGAAGATAAGCTCGGACTGGAAGGAATTATAAGAAAAACAAAAGAACTGGGCTTTGACGGCATTGATTTTACAGGTTACAGCCCCGATACTGAAAATGTTATGGGGATTGCTCAGCGGGCGAGAGAACTTTGCGGAGAACTTGGACTTGCAATCAATAACGTTTGCTTTGCGGCAGATTTCCTCAACGGCTCGAATGGTGTTTTGAAGGACGAAATTGAACGTGTAAAAAAATGTGTCGACATTGCGGAAGCCTTCGGTGTCAAGCTTATGCGCCACGATCCTGGCCATGCATATCCTGTAAGTGTCAAAACCGGAAGAAGCTTTGACTGCGCGATTCCGCGTCTTGCAGAGGGATGTCGCGAGGTTACAAAATATGCCGAGCAAAAGGGGATTGAAACCTGCATAGAAAACCACGGCCAGTTTGCTCAGGATGCCGAGCGTGTTGAAAAATTAATAAATGAGGTGGATAGCCCGAATTTCGGTGCACTTGTAGATATAGGTAACTTTATGTGTGCGGATCAGGACCCTGCCAAAGCGGTGGGGATTCTTGCTCCCTACGCAAAATATGCACATGCGAAAGATTTCTATTTCAAAGAGGGGTACCTGGATAACCCGGGTGAGGGATGGTTTATGTCACGTGCGGGCAACTATCTCAAAGGTGCTATCATCGGTCACGGTGCAGTGCCTGTACGTCAGTGTATAAATATATTAAAAAAAGCGGGATACGATAAAGGCTTTTCTATTGAATTTGAGGGTAAAGAGGACAACATTGAAGGAATCCGGATCGGTCTTGCGAACCTTCGCAGATTTTGTGAAGATAAGATATGA
- a CDS encoding NYN domain-containing protein: MDFEHWYISMENIHKSRPDIKAWHDDLMKNYNVRSIVFFADFSNVKLKNEISNIRKITNSIIDTQNNGHYKKDYTDFIMLDHIYQNAVDNSDIDAHIIFTGDGHFSSVANFLKNKMRKKVIVYGVSGAFSTRLKDAASKSVELPFPESKNKYYKMIVENFRFIGTQKNKRIIPTFMSTAERLSVQNNVSPDEVKKALSEMIDAGYIHKKDKKLARGQNVKILVADWKKINKDKIG; encoded by the coding sequence GTGGATTTTGAGCATTGGTATATTTCCATGGAAAATATACACAAAAGCCGTCCCGACATCAAGGCATGGCACGATGATTTAATGAAGAATTACAATGTCAGAAGTATAGTGTTTTTTGCCGATTTTTCAAACGTAAAATTAAAAAATGAGATTTCAAACATCCGTAAAATTACCAACTCCATAATCGATACTCAGAACAACGGACATTACAAAAAGGACTACACCGATTTTATTATGCTGGACCACATTTATCAGAATGCCGTCGATAACAGCGATATTGATGCCCATATTATTTTCACGGGCGACGGACATTTTTCTTCGGTTGCAAATTTTCTGAAGAATAAAATGCGTAAAAAAGTAATCGTATACGGTGTAAGCGGGGCATTCAGCACACGTCTCAAGGACGCCGCTTCAAAAAGCGTTGAACTGCCTTTCCCGGAATCAAAAAACAAGTATTACAAAATGATAGTTGAAAATTTCAGATTTATCGGTACACAAAAAAATAAGCGTATAATCCCCACGTTCATGAGTACTGCGGAAAGACTTTCCGTTCAGAACAATGTTTCACCGGATGAGGTTAAAAAGGCACTGTCCGAAATGATAGACGCCGGCTACATTCATAAAAAAGATAAAAAGCTCGCTCGCGGACAGAACGTGAAAATTCTGGTTGCCGACTGGAAAAAGATTAATAAAGACAAAATCGGATGA
- the scfA gene encoding six-cysteine peptide SCIFF, with the protein MKNIVTLNKNTYAQNVKTSGCGECQASCQSACKTSCTVANQKCEKKDNK; encoded by the coding sequence ATGAAAAACATCGTTACTCTTAACAAAAATACTTACGCTCAGAACGTTAAGACCTCCGGCTGCGGCGAATGCCAGGCTTCTTGCCAGTCCGCTTGCAAGACCTCTTGCACCGTTGCAAACCAGAAGTGCGAAAAGAAAGACAACAAATAA
- a CDS encoding Gfo/Idh/MocA family oxidoreductase — MADNDILNKFKSNQEEKVVDTSKKLKVGIIGTGWIAEAHISSYKKCPDIEIVAGADLVPGKAEAFFKKHGVEGVRCYNSDVEMLDAEKLDAVSICTYNCQHAPCTIHALEKGVNVLLEKPMCVTLDEAIEIMKAEKKSGKILSIGFQPRLDANMKKIKEIVDSGELGQIYYIQTGGGRRRGIPTPFGTTFIEKSTGGIGALGDIGCYSLDMVLNAVGYPKPLTVSGYKSAFFGTQPSYYPTHPEYAEKFGVDDFAAGFVRLEGGIILDFRISWAMNMDTAGDTLILGTKGGLRIPSTECWNGSVGGPMKIYKEIAGSQVEITVPIINDNTSLFDKKIRSFLDAVKEGSPAPIPSSQIVINQAILDGIVRSSELGKEIEIQIPTL; from the coding sequence ATGGCTGATAACGATATCCTCAACAAATTCAAATCAAACCAAGAAGAAAAGGTTGTTGACACTTCCAAAAAGCTCAAAGTCGGTATAATCGGTACAGGCTGGATTGCGGAAGCTCACATTTCCAGCTACAAAAAATGCCCCGACATTGAAATAGTTGCCGGTGCGGACCTTGTTCCCGGCAAAGCAGAAGCGTTCTTCAAAAAGCACGGTGTTGAAGGCGTACGTTGCTACAACAGTGACGTTGAAATGCTGGATGCCGAAAAGCTTGATGCAGTAAGCATTTGTACCTACAACTGCCAGCATGCTCCCTGTACAATCCACGCGCTGGAAAAGGGCGTTAACGTTCTTCTTGAAAAGCCCATGTGCGTTACACTTGATGAAGCTATCGAAATTATGAAAGCCGAAAAGAAGAGCGGTAAGATTCTCTCTATCGGTTTCCAGCCCCGCCTTGATGCAAACATGAAGAAAATCAAGGAAATTGTTGATTCCGGAGAGCTTGGTCAGATTTACTACATACAGACCGGTGGCGGTCGTCGCAGAGGTATCCCTACTCCTTTCGGTACTACATTTATCGAAAAGAGCACCGGCGGTATCGGTGCGTTGGGTGACATCGGATGCTATTCTCTGGACATGGTACTCAACGCTGTGGGTTATCCCAAGCCTCTCACCGTTTCCGGTTACAAATCTGCATTCTTCGGCACACAGCCCTCTTACTATCCCACTCATCCCGAGTATGCCGAAAAGTTCGGTGTTGACGACTTTGCGGCAGGCTTTGTACGTCTTGAAGGCGGCATAATTCTGGACTTCCGTATTTCCTGGGCGATGAACATGGACACCGCAGGCGACACTCTCATTCTGGGTACCAAGGGCGGTCTGAGAATCCCCTCCACCGAATGCTGGAACGGCTCTGTCGGCGGACCTATGAAGATCTACAAGGAAATTGCAGGCAGCCAGGTTGAAATTACCGTGCCCATCATCAACGATAACACATCTCTCTTTGATAAAAAGATACGTTCTTTCCTTGATGCCGTTAAAGAGGGTTCTCCCGCACCTATTCCTTCCAGCCAAATCGTTATCAACCAGGCAATTCTGGACGGTATCGTTCGTTCTTCCGAGCTGGGCAAGGAAATTGAAATTCAGATTCCCACATTATAA
- the scfB gene encoding thioether cross-link-forming SCIFF peptide maturase, whose protein sequence is MIHKYKLNGYNIVIDTNSNGIHLVGDAVYDMVDKLCPPLKSACPEELFGLPYSREEIEEAYSDILELWNNGLLYAPKIEVGDLYHGKIPIKSMCLHISHDCNMRCEYCFASAGDYGRDRSLMSLEVGKKAIDFLLEKSLHIKNLELDFFGGEPLMNFEVVKQLVKYGREEEKKRGKHIRFTMTTNGALLDDEAIDFINAEMHNVVLSIDGRKEVNDKMRPFEDGSGSYDVILPKYKKLVEKRTTGSYYVRGTFTHDNLDFSKDVLHLADCGFDEISVEPVVLEADNKYALREEDIPVIFEEYEKLAKAIIERDKSGKHFNFFHFMIDLENGPCVYKRCKGCGSGSEYVAVTPNGDIYPCHQFVGDTSFKIGSIFDEEYNYDIQKTFALSTIDSNPECDKCWAKYFCGGGCAANNSKFNKNIKIPYKMGCELERKRVECAIMIKAAQASQ, encoded by the coding sequence CTGATACATAAGTATAAATTAAACGGCTACAACATTGTAATTGACACAAACTCCAACGGAATCCATCTTGTAGGGGATGCGGTATATGATATGGTAGACAAGCTTTGCCCGCCTTTGAAGTCTGCCTGCCCCGAGGAGCTTTTCGGTCTCCCGTACAGCCGAGAGGAAATAGAAGAAGCTTATTCTGATATTTTAGAGCTTTGGAACAATGGACTTCTGTATGCCCCCAAAATTGAAGTGGGAGACCTGTATCATGGAAAAATCCCGATTAAATCCATGTGCCTGCACATATCCCACGACTGTAACATGCGTTGCGAGTATTGCTTTGCTTCGGCAGGTGACTATGGCAGAGACCGCTCCCTCATGTCGCTTGAAGTGGGCAAAAAGGCAATAGATTTTCTTCTGGAAAAATCTCTGCATATAAAAAATCTTGAGCTTGACTTCTTCGGCGGTGAGCCGCTTATGAATTTTGAAGTGGTTAAACAGCTTGTCAAATATGGTAGAGAAGAGGAGAAAAAGCGCGGTAAGCATATCCGCTTCACCATGACTACAAACGGTGCTTTGCTGGATGATGAGGCAATCGATTTCATCAATGCCGAAATGCACAATGTGGTACTTTCCATTGACGGAAGGAAAGAAGTAAATGATAAAATGCGCCCGTTTGAGGATGGAAGCGGTTCGTATGACGTGATTCTCCCCAAATATAAAAAGCTGGTGGAAAAGCGTACCACAGGTTCGTATTATGTGCGCGGTACGTTCACACATGACAATCTGGACTTTTCAAAGGACGTTCTGCATCTTGCTGATTGCGGATTTGATGAAATATCCGTAGAGCCCGTAGTTCTTGAGGCTGACAATAAATATGCTCTGCGCGAAGAGGATATTCCTGTGATATTTGAGGAGTATGAAAAGCTTGCAAAGGCTATAATCGAACGTGATAAATCCGGAAAGCACTTTAATTTCTTCCACTTTATGATTGATTTGGAAAACGGTCCGTGCGTTTATAAGCGTTGTAAGGGTTGCGGCTCCGGAAGTGAATATGTGGCGGTTACTCCTAACGGAGATATTTACCCCTGTCATCAGTTTGTCGGAGATACAAGCTTTAAAATAGGCAGTATTTTCGATGAAGAATATAATTATGATATTCAGAAGACTTTTGCACTGTCTACCATCGATTCAAACCCCGAATGTGACAAATGCTGGGCAAAGTACTTCTGCGGAGGCGGATGCGCGGCAAACAACAGCAAATTCAACAAGAATATAAAAATTCCTTATAAAATGGGTTGTGAGCTTGAGAGAAAGCGCGTTGAGTGTGCTATTATGATCAAGGCTGCTCAGGCTTCCCAATAA